The region TTGCTATTTAGTCAGGGGCTGGATAACAACCGCGATCGCGCCCTGTTCGGCATCTGCCTATATACTGCCTGTCGAATTAATGAAGCCTGCACCTTAAGGCGAAAAGATGTCTTCGACGAAAAAAGAAGAGTGCGACCGGAACTAATCGTTCGCAAAGGTAACACCAAAAGCAAGCTGGCAACGCGCACGATTCCTGTGGGTGAGGATTCCCCGTCCTATCAGTGGTTTCTGTTTAATGGTCGTCATGGCAAGGGACACATTAACCCAGATTCAGCCGCAAGGATATTAAGATCCGCCTGTTTACGAGTTGGAATAGAAGGGGCTAGTACCCATTCATTTCGGCGCACGGCGCTGACGATGATGAGCGATGCCGGAATCCCTCTAAGG is a window of Gloeocapsa sp. PCC 7428 DNA encoding:
- a CDS encoding site-specific integrase — translated: MKIDRHGRAKILTQAEIQLLFSQGLDNNRDRALFGICLYTACRINEACTLRRKDVFDEKRRVRPELIVRKGNTKSKLATRTIPVGEDSPSYQWFLFNGRHGKGHINPDSAARILRSACLRVGIEGASTHSFRRTALTMMSDAGIPLRIIQEVSGHRTLDELQKYLEVKPEQVRGVIAALSMLSHVGKTDYDDLDLVPDLDAPNREVDCSLFSNDESV